In Parabacteroides timonensis, the genomic stretch AGAGAGCGTATTGGCTGTATTAAAACCATTATTATAAAAATCCATCGGTTTATAACGGGAAACATATTTATGTTCCGAGCCATCGATAAAGACAGATGTCGTATTAGGATCGAGCTTCGCACCATAAGCATCTTCAGAAACAGCCATAGCATCAGCCAGTGTCTTCGGATAGTTTCCTCCTTGTCCGCTACCATACACCTGCTGATACTGAGCCAATCCGGCATAAGGCATCAACATGGATGTATTTGTGTTGAACTCGATACCGATTCCCTGATCGGCCACCCCTTTCTTTGTAGTAATAAGGAGAGCTCCACGGGAAGCTTTCGAGCCATAAAGAGCGGCAGCCGACGGACCTTTCAGTACGCTGATGGATTCAATATCATCCATATTCATTCCACTCAGGCCATCGCCATAGTCTGTCCCACCAAATGGGCTCACATCGGTATTGTTCGAGTTATCGACAGGTACACCGTCAATAACATACAAAGGTTTGTTTGTAGACCCTGATGCTATTTCACCAATTCCTCTTAATACTATCTTAGTTGAACCGCTACGTTTATTTCCGGTAATATCCAATCCGGCGATCTTACCTCCCAAACTTGTCAGTAAGTTTCCTGAATGCACTTCGCTTATCTCCGATGCAGATAACTGGGCGGCAGAATAGTTCAATGCACGTTCGCTCTTTGAGATACCCAAAGCTGTAACCACTACTTCATCCAGCAATTGGGTATCTTCCAATAATTGAACAGATAGGGTTTTCTCTTTACCGACTGCTATTTCTCGGTTCTTATATCCGATATAGGATACCAGAACAACCGGACTTCCGGATATCTCCAATGAGAAATCACCATCCATATCGGTAATTGTACCGTTTGTTGTTCCTTTCACTGATACATTGGCTCCAATAACCGGATCACCTTTCTGGTCGGTTACACGTCCTGTGATTATCCGTGTGGATTGTTGTTTTGTCTGAGCCGAACGGGCAGATAAAACAATCTGGTTATTCTCTTTCAGAATATAAGTTATTCCTGCTTCAGCAACTATCTTATCCAATACTTTCTTAATATCTCCATTGGTTGCTTCAACAGATACAACTGTGTTTAAACCGGTCAGGTCTTCATTATAGAAGAAACGATAATCGCTGCTCTTTTCGATATCTTTAATAACTTCACGTAAAGGCTTATTCTTTGCAGCGATTGAAATCTGGGCAGCAATTGTCATGCCTGAAGAGGCAAGCATAAGACTGCATAAAGCTGCCCGTAAAATTATTTGCTTGATGTTACTCATTTTTAGATGTTTTTTAATCGTATAAAAGATTATAAATAGTAACTTTACAAGCAGAATCAAGAGTCATTAAACTCCGGAGATAACCGGCAAGTTATCTCTATAAATAAGGAGAATGATTGATTCTGATTTGTAAAAGATCGTGTGAGTGGGACAGCTCTCCTTTGGAGCCTGTCCCCTTTTTTTGACTATTCTTACGTCATAGGCCGCTCAATTTTTAAGATTAACAATTTATTTATTCTCACTACGGCTTCGCATCCAATATGATCGTGTCTCCATGCGACTCATAAATAATGGGAGCTGTAAGGCTTATTATCTCTATTACATTGTCTAAGCTATTATTCTTTATAACACCCGAAAAACGATAGTTCCTTATCTTGTCTGATTTAAACTCGAGCTGTACATTGTACATTCGATTCAGCAAGATGGCAATGTCATCCAGTTTCTCTCTTTCAAAAGCCAGTTCGTTATTGCGCCACATGCGGGCATACGAAACATTCTCCGACGTGCCGACAGTCAGACTCCTGCTTTGCCGATTCAGGCTGACATGCTGATCTGGGGTCAGGATAACCGAATTATCTTCTCCCGTTCCGGCCTTTATGCTTCCTTCAAACAGGGTAGCGACAAAATCGGGATCTTCATTATATGCCTTCACATTGAATGATGTGCCCAAAGCCTCCACCTCCATCTCACCGGCTTTTACAACAAAACGATGTTCCTTATCTTTCGACACCTCAAAATAGGCCTCCCCGTTTAAAGAGACATTACGTTCTTTTATACCGTAATCGCTTTTGTAACGGAGCTCGGTATGCGAATTCAGCCAGACCTTGGTTCCATCCGGTAGTACGATACTTGCCCTCTGTCCCTTTTCTGCCGATACGATATATTCACTGGCAACCTGCGATTTTTTCAGTGTATATAAATAAGAAGAGAAAATTCCTATACATAATAATATAGTAGCTGCATAAGGCAAGAAACGAGTAAAAGACGATTTGGATTTTATCGTCCTGGTTTCCCGACCTTTTTGTGATTCCTCTATTTCATGCATTCTTTCCTTAATGCGCAGGAACATCCGTCCCTGAACTTCTGCAGGCAATTCCTCATCAGAGGTTTCAATCCATCGCTGTTGATAAAAGTTCAGAACTTCGTCCCTCGACGCTGAATTGCGGAACCATTCCAGAAGCAACTGCTCTTCTTCCGGAGATGTTTCGCCACGCATAAAGCGATCGAGTAACTCTATATTTATATTGTTTTTTGTCATTGTTTAAGTTGTATATCCGAAAAGAAGGGCAATCCCTTACAAGGGGAGTAGAAAAAACTTGTATTTAACATTCATTGGCTAATACGACCAGTAATATAGCCAATAAATGATCATTGGATAATTTCTCTTTCAAGAAACGTAATGAACGGTAGAGTTGAGTCTCAACCGTTTTTTCGGAAATCGACAAACGGGTAGCAATTTCTTTATTCGACAGGTGTTCTCTACGGCTTAACTTAAATATTTCTTTTCTGGACAGAGGTAATTGTTCAATCAGGTTATCGATATAGAGACGGAGTGAATCTGCATCGATTTTCTCTTCCATCAGGAAGTATTCATTAGTTTGCTGCTGAGACAATGCATAAAATGCCGACTCTGATAACAGGCGGTTCTCCGTTTCCTTATAGACCATATTACGGGCTATAGTAAAGAGATACGCATCAAAACCCTTATCCAGGTCTATCGATTCACGTCTCTCCCATATTTTCATAAAAACACTCTGAGTAATATCTTCGGATATGACTCTGTCGTACAATAGCGAATTGATAAAGTTGAATACATGCGAATTGTATTTCCAATAAATAGATTCGAAAGCAGTTTCATCTCCTTCCTTCAGGCGTCTCAGTACTGTAGCATCTATATCCTTCAGTGTGTGCTTTTCCATATCTCTTTCTCTCTATTAACTCGGGCAAAGATAAAAATTTATTTGAATGTTAGATCCCTTTTAGCAGTATAGAAATAAGACTTAGAGATATATTGATCTATAAATGATACGCATCCTTTTCCAGTTTCAGGCACAATCTAAAATGTGATTCATTTTATTGACCTAGTTCATAAAGGACTAAGTCATTTAATCTGTCAGATGAAAGAATATATAAAAAACGAACATTCTGATTTAATCATAAAATATCTGCAAGGAGGATTAGACTCGCAGGGTATGAATGATTTCTATACCTGGGTGAATGAGAATGCTGATAATAAAAAGCTATTCTTTGAAACCAAGGCGATTTATGATGCCTGCAGTAATTCCGACAGACTGACAGAGGAGATCCGGAAAAGCTGGGATCGTCTTTTACAAAAGAAGAGAATGCAACGCCAGATAAAAAACAAATGGCATCAATTGGGTAATTATGCAGCAGTGTCCCTGGTCGCAGTCTGTCTTACCTCAGCTTTCTTTCTCTCCAATGAACATGAGACTAAAATAGCCACCCGTTATATCGGAGGGGACGGCCTGGATGCAGATGTAGTCGAGTTACCGGATGGTACTCAAGTCTGTTTAGGTTCGAAAACCATATTCCGGTATGAAAATGACTATGGAAATAAACAGAGAACTGTTTATCTGGAAGGAGAAGCCTTTTTCGAGGTTGCGAAAGATAAAGATAAGCCTTTCATCGTAAAGACGAAGGAACAGGATATTGAAGCTTTAGGAACTAAGTTCAATGTGACTGCTTACCCTTCGGATTCTCTGCTCACGACCACCTTATTGGAAGGATCAGTCCGGTTGACGACAGAAAACAGGTCGCAGCGTGTTATACTTAAACCCAACCAGCAACTGGTGTATAACCGGAATACCCATGTCAGTAGTATATTTAATGTAGATGCGGAACAATATACTTCCTGGACTACTGGGTATTACTACTTTCCGGAGCAAAGCCTGAAAGCTATTCTTTACCGGTTAAGCCATGTCTATGGAGTACAGTTTACTGTTAACTCCGAAAGGTTAAACAGACGTACTTTCACCGGAACATTCTATCGCGGACAAAGTATAAAAGATATTATGGAAATCATCCACCTTTCTATTCCGATCAAATATAAGATAGATGAACGCCATGTAACGATTTCAGAAATATAAGTAGTTGTTAATCTTTAAAATGAGGATAGTATGAGTGAGTAAAAGGTAAAATAAAAAAAGAAGAGAAAATCTTGCCGGATTCTCTCTTCTAAAATGTGTGATTCAATTAAACTTCCATTGCCGTGGAATAATGTTTAATCTTAAAAACATTCAAAAGTATGAATAATCAACGTATAGTTGTTTCCGTAAATCTGAAAAGAACTATAAAAATCATGAAATTAACCGTGTTAATGTTAACCGTTTGCTTATCGCAAATGGTCGCCGCAACTTATGCGCAAACAGCCAAGCTAAGTGTTTCTGCTAAAGAAGAAACACTAGAAAATGTACTGAAACAAATAGAAAAACAGTCTAAATTCCTGTTTTTCTATAATCTGGAAGAGATCAATAAAAATGAGAAGATCTCTATTGACAAAAAGAATGTAGATATCGAGGATTTACTGAAAGCGATCACCAATAAGACAGGTCTGAAGTATACGATCAAAGACCGTCATATTGTATTGACATCCGAAAATTCTCCCGTATCTGCCGGAACGACACAACAAACCCGTAAAGTAACCGGCGTTGTAAGCGACGCTATGGGACCTGTTGCCGGGGCGAACGTTATTGAAAAGGGTACTTCAAATGGAACAACTACCGATATAGATGGTAAATACTCAATAGAAGTTTCCGCCAATGCCATCTTGCAGGTTTCTTTTATCGGATATATCCAGCAGGATATAGCAGTTAAGAACCAGAGTGTAGTGAACGTTCAGCTGAGAGAGGATACACAGGCACTGGAAGAGGTAGTAGTAGTAGGTTATGGTACTATGAAGAAAAAAGACCTGACAGGTGCTGTCGCTTCCGTAAAAATGGATGATGCTCCTGTCGGAACAGTTTCAACGATCAGTCATGCACTGGCAGGAAAAGCAGCAGGTTTACAGGTTAGTACGATCAGTGCACAACCCGGTGGCCAGTCTACATTCCGTATTCGTGGAGCCGCATCATCAGATAAGGCAGGAAATGATCCGCTGATCATTATTGACGGCTTTCCTGTAAGCGACCCGGGATCACTGGATAGCGGTAACCAATACAAGGACGGTAATAAAGATAATATCTTATCTTCAATCAACCCAAATGATATTGAATCGATCGAAGTACTGAAAGATGCGAGTTCTACTGCTATTTACGGTGCACGTGCTGGTAACGGTGTAATCATCGTCACTACAAAACGTGGAAAGAGCGGAGCTGCCAAAGTTCAGTATTCAGGATCTGTTTCTGTTCAGGATATTTCCAAGTCTTATGAGATGTTGGATGCATCGGGCTTCATGCAGGCCACAAATGATTACAGAAAAGAACTGTGGCTACGTACAAACGGTGTCGGTATCTACGGAGGTAAATCGGAATCAGATGTAACTTCGCCTTTCGTTCCCGACTACACAGCAGAACAGATAGCCAATCCCGCACATAATACGAACTGGTTTGATGAAATCTCCCGTTTAGGCTTCCAGACTTCTCATAACCTCTCGATAACAGGTGGTAATGACAATACGAAATATCTGGTTTCAGGAAACTACTTCAAACAGGACGGTGTTATTAAAAATAATACCATGGAACGTTATTCAGCACGTGTGAACCTGGACCAGAAGCTTAGTAAATACGTGAAGATGGGTGTAAACCTGAATGTTTCACGCAACCAGTATGACAACATTCCTCTGGGTAACGGACAGAATGAAAATGCAGGTATTTTGGTTTCTGCAGCCCAGTTCAACCCAACGCTATCGGTGCGTGATGAGAACGGCGAATATACAATGAACCAGGACGCTTCATTCCTGCCGAACCCCGTATCTCTGTTGGATATCACGGATAAGACGACCAAAGAACGTTTACTGGGTACTGTATTCTTTGAAGTTCGTCCGATTCAGGACTTATTATTGAAAGCAAACTTCGGCATCGACCGCAACTATCAGAAACGTAAACAATACATGCCTACAACAACACTGTATGGAGCCAGAGAAAACGGATCAGGATATATTGCTCAGGCCGATAACTCCGACTATCTGATGGAATTGACAGCCAATTATACCAAACAGTTCGGTGATCATAACCTGAATGCCTTGGTCGGCCATTCCTATCAGCTGTTCGATTATGAATTCCTGTCAGGAAAAAGCAACGACTTCATTACAGACGGTTTCTTATATAACAACCTGGGAGCCGGTAATGCAAAACGTCCGACTGTCGGATCAAGTGCGACCAAGTCACGTATGGCCTCCTTCTTCGGACGCGTGAATTATTCTTTTAAAGACCGTTATTTATTGACTGCAACACTGCGTGCCGACGGTTCTTCCAACTTTGCCGAAGGAAACCGTTGGGGATATTTTCCTTCTGTTGCTGCCGGATGGAGATTCACAGAAGAAGAATTTTTACAGCCACTCACAAAAGTACTGTCAAACGGTAAATTACGCTTGAGCTATGGTGAAACTGGTAATGCAAATGTAGGAGATAAAGCATACAGCTACTATAAAGTTGGTAATAACAATTTCTTTGGCGGTAGCGCTATCAACGGTGTTTATCTGGACCAGATGGGAAACAATGAACTTACCTGGGAGACCACACGCGAATGGAACCTCGGTCTGGATCTGGGTTTCCTGAACGGACGCATCAATGTAACAGCAGAATACTTCCATAAAGTAATATCAGACCTGTTGAACGAACGTACCTTGCTTTCTTACAACGAAGTTAACAAAATTATTGCGAATGTTGGAAAAACACAGAGCCAGGGTTTTGAACTGACAGTGAACACGACTAATATCCGTAACAAAGATTTTGAATGGACTTCAGACCTGACATTCTCGTTGTATCGTGACAAATGGAAAGAACGCGATCCGAACTGGAAACCCAGTGCATATAGTGAATACAACGGTTATATCCGTTCTTATGCCGGCTATTTGTCAGATGGTTTGGTACAACCGGGTGAAACAATAGATCATATGCCTGGCGC encodes the following:
- a CDS encoding FecR family protein — its product is MTKNNINIELLDRFMRGETSPEEEQLLLEWFRNSASRDEVLNFYQQRWIETSDEELPAEVQGRMFLRIKERMHEIEESQKGRETRTIKSKSSFTRFLPYAATILLCIGIFSSYLYTLKKSQVASEYIVSAEKGQRASIVLPDGTKVWLNSHTELRYKSDYGIKERNVSLNGEAYFEVSKDKEHRFVVKAGEMEVEALGTSFNVKAYNEDPDFVATLFEGSIKAGTGEDNSVILTPDQHVSLNRQSRSLTVGTSENVSYARMWRNNELAFEREKLDDIAILLNRMYNVQLEFKSDKIRNYRFSGVIKNNSLDNVIEIISLTAPIIYESHGDTIILDAKP
- a CDS encoding RNA polymerase sigma-70 factor — translated: MEKHTLKDIDATVLRRLKEGDETAFESIYWKYNSHVFNFINSLLYDRVISEDITQSVFMKIWERRESIDLDKGFDAYLFTIARNMVYKETENRLLSESAFYALSQQQTNEYFLMEEKIDADSLRLYIDNLIEQLPLSRKEIFKLSRREHLSNKEIATRLSISEKTVETQLYRSLRFLKEKLSNDHLLAILLVVLANEC
- a CDS encoding TonB-dependent receptor, producing MNNQRIVVSVNLKRTIKIMKLTVLMLTVCLSQMVAATYAQTAKLSVSAKEETLENVLKQIEKQSKFLFFYNLEEINKNEKISIDKKNVDIEDLLKAITNKTGLKYTIKDRHIVLTSENSPVSAGTTQQTRKVTGVVSDAMGPVAGANVIEKGTSNGTTTDIDGKYSIEVSANAILQVSFIGYIQQDIAVKNQSVVNVQLREDTQALEEVVVVGYGTMKKKDLTGAVASVKMDDAPVGTVSTISHALAGKAAGLQVSTISAQPGGQSTFRIRGAASSDKAGNDPLIIIDGFPVSDPGSLDSGNQYKDGNKDNILSSINPNDIESIEVLKDASSTAIYGARAGNGVIIVTTKRGKSGAAKVQYSGSVSVQDISKSYEMLDASGFMQATNDYRKELWLRTNGVGIYGGKSESDVTSPFVPDYTAEQIANPAHNTNWFDEISRLGFQTSHNLSITGGNDNTKYLVSGNYFKQDGVIKNNTMERYSARVNLDQKLSKYVKMGVNLNVSRNQYDNIPLGNGQNENAGILVSAAQFNPTLSVRDENGEYTMNQDASFLPNPVSLLDITDKTTKERLLGTVFFEVRPIQDLLLKANFGIDRNYQKRKQYMPTTTLYGARENGSGYIAQADNSDYLMELTANYTKQFGDHNLNALVGHSYQLFDYEFLSGKSNDFITDGFLYNNLGAGNAKRPTVGSSATKSRMASFFGRVNYSFKDRYLLTATLRADGSSNFAEGNRWGYFPSVAAGWRFTEEEFLQPLTKVLSNGKLRLSYGETGNANVGDKAYSYYKVGNNNFFGGSAINGVYLDQMGNNELTWETTREWNLGLDLGFLNGRINVTAEYFHKVISDLLNERTLLSYNEVNKIIANVGKTQSQGFELTVNTTNIRNKDFEWTSDLTFSLYRDKWKERDPNWKPSAYSEYNGYIRSYAGYLSDGLVQPGETIDHMPGALPGQVKIKDINGYVYNEDGSIKVDEHGIPMKTGKPDGKLDDADKVIYGSADPGYLFGFNNTFRYKNFDLNVYFYGQFNKLSAGSYKKTWISNNVNDLRRGYNQPVSVSDIWSSTNPNGTLPGYFQTESAYGTGDYYYEKTWFIRCRNITLGYNIPIKTSKHILSNVRVYFDVNNPFVITPYTGLDPETDISSSESTPSSLQWAYPNVRTYSFGLDITF
- a CDS encoding FecR family protein, with the protein product MKNEHSDLIIKYLQGGLDSQGMNDFYTWVNENADNKKLFFETKAIYDACSNSDRLTEEIRKSWDRLLQKKRMQRQIKNKWHQLGNYAAVSLVAVCLTSAFFLSNEHETKIATRYIGGDGLDADVVELPDGTQVCLGSKTIFRYENDYGNKQRTVYLEGEAFFEVAKDKDKPFIVKTKEQDIEALGTKFNVTAYPSDSLLTTTLLEGSVRLTTENRSQRVILKPNQQLVYNRNTHVSSIFNVDAEQYTSWTTGYYYFPEQSLKAILYRLSHVYGVQFTVNSERLNRRTFTGTFYRGQSIKDIMEIIHLSIPIKYKIDERHVTISEI